A stretch of Arachis hypogaea cultivar Tifrunner chromosome 15, arahy.Tifrunner.gnm2.J5K5, whole genome shotgun sequence DNA encodes these proteins:
- the LOC112747304 gene encoding uncharacterized protein isoform X2, protein MRMWECLQHDVIGLLTSVGEEKEYAREGKIVKMIALELTSKDLTVRCALFGDYVNQVNHFLASGYVEQPVVVIQLAKVKFFRGQVGLQNVMYATQMLFNPDIPEVVDFRQSMIEQGGSGTQPLFIANEGKVLSLEDDFMRLTRKCTIEELQDNNQEGSFIIFGAIQGIVEDGGWWYSACVCGKGIHPQNGAYYCDFCLKHITNVTPRFKIKVTVEDHTGEGIFLLFDREASYLLKKSCADLFTEVQRDASVICGDTYPPIFQGLIGKKLLLKVDTKGVPHDTFYGTFRVTRICDDSTIIAMFELPNYDADDESSPKKEHDLHKSVPAGKADVGIKKESSDSFIKTEKDAGDCAGMLCKFPVLIDFLAEKQPVISVGSEFVGLIDGEHGKEEKTPSNDTLSDDLSAEIDILLSSTEKETQELLSHVLEAPSQNGENLTHENHVVTSKSKRNLNPQFEEVAVDADGRGLKVAKVNGV, encoded by the exons ATGAGAATGTGGGAATGCCTACAACATG ATGTCATTGGACTTTTAACTTCAgttggagaagagaaagaataTGCAAGAGAgggaaaaattgtgaaaatgattgCATTGGAATTaacttcaaaaga TCTTACAGTGAGATGTGCATTGTTTGGGGATTATGTTAATCAAGTAAATCATTTCCTTGCCTCTGGGTATGTGGAGCAGCCTGTTGTAGTTATTCAACTTGCAAAAGTCAAGTTCTTTCGGG GTCAAGTTGGTCTTCAAAATGTCATGTATGCGACACAAATGTTATTTAATCCTGATATTCCTGAAGTTGTTGACTTCAGGCAGAG tatGATTGAGCAAGGTGGCAGTGGTACCCAGCCACTGTTTATTGCAAATGAGGGTAAGGTTCTCTCCTTGGAAGATGACTTCATGCGTCTAACTAGAAAGTGCACTATTGAAGAGCTTCAAGATAACAATCAG GAGGGTTCTTTTATCATCTTTGGAGCAATCCAAGGTATTGTTGAGGATGGAGGTTGGTGGTATTCTGCTTGTGTGTGTGGAAAGGGTATCCATCCTCAAAATGGTGCCTATTACTGTGATTTTTGTTTGAAGCACATAACTAATGTTACTCCAAG atttaaaattaaagtgaCAGTTGAAGATCATACTGGGGAGGGTATTTTCCTTCTCTTTGATCGTGAGGCTTCCTATTTGCTTAAGAAATCATGTGCTGATTTGTTTACTGAAGTTCAAAGAGATGCAAGT GTTATATGTGGGGATACTTATCCTCCCATATTCCAAGGGCTGATTGGAAAGAAGTTGCTGCTCAAGGTTGATACCAAAGGTGTCCCACATGATACATTTTATGGGACTTTCCGAGTTACGAGAATTTGTGATGATTCCACCATCATTGCGATGTTTGAACTTCCCAATTATGATGCTGATGATGAGTCTTCTCCCAAAAAG GAGCATGACTTACACAAATCTGTTCCTGCTGGAAAAGCTGATGTTGGTATTAAGAAGGAGTCTTCTGATAGTTTTATCAAAACTGAGAAAGATGCTGGTGATTGTGCTGGGATGTTGTGTAAATTCCCAGTTCTTATAGATTTTTTGGCTGAAAAACAGCCTGTTATTTCTGTGGGGAGTGAATTTGTTGGGTTAATTGATGGTGAGCATGGAAAGGAAGAGAAAACTCCCAGCAATGATACTCTTAGTGATGATCTTTCTGCTGAAATCGATATATTGCTTAGCTCAACGGAAAAAGAAACTCAG GAGCTGTTGTCCCATGTTCTTGAAGCACCTTCCCAAAATGGAGAGAATCTTACCCATGAAAATCATGTTGTGACCTCCAAGAGTAAGAGAAATTTGAATCCTCAGTTTGAAGAGGTTGCTGTTGATGCAGATGGGCGTGGGTTGAAGGTTGCTAAGGTTAATGGAGTTTGA
- the LOC112747305 gene encoding protein DETOXIFICATION 27-like, producing MASNNDSSSSASALGEEVKVPLLGEHSIDGEEGTLVRRVLTESKNLWHIAAPAIFNRVANYSMLVITQAFVGHIGDLELASTSVAINVILGLDLGIMMGMSSALETLCGQAFGAKKYHMLGVYMQRSWVVLFIISIALLPIFLFATPILKLLGQPADIAELAGAISISIIPIHFAYAFYFPLYFFLQSQLENKVIAWVSLFAFFVHLLLAWLAAYKFKMGVLFVAAAANVSWIILTLGFLGYIVLGNCPATWTGFSIEAFSGLSEFAQLSAASGVMICLEIWYDRALLLMSGNLPNAAVSVEALTICLTINVWQMMFPMGFLAATGVRVANELGAGNGKGAKLATLVSVAESFSIGVFFLLLIIIFRTQFGYIFSSSIVVIKEVNKLSLLLAFTILLNSIQPVLSGVAIGSGWQKYVAYINLICYYLIGIPLGFLLGFVFDIGVEGIWAGLIFGGTAVQTLVLALVTIRSDWDKEARRARLHVAKWEGAVKN from the exons ATGGCCAGCAATaatgattcttcttcttcagcatcagCATTGGGGGAAGAAGTAAAGGTTCCATTGTTGGGAGAACATAGTATAGATGGAGAAGAAGGAACTCTTGTGAGAAGGGTTTTGACAGAGTCGAAGAATCTTTGGCACATAGCAGCACCTGCAATCTTCAACCGTGTTGCAAACTATTCTATGTTGGTTATCACCCAAGCCTTTGTTGGCCACATCGGTGACCTTGAATTGGCCTCTACCTCTGTTGCCATCAATGTCATTCTTGGCCTCGACTTGGGCATCATG ATGGGCATGTCAAGTGCCTTAGAAACACTATGTGGGCAAGCCTTCGGGGCAAAGAAGTACCACATGCTGGGCGTATACATGCAGCGTTCATGGGTTGTTCTGTTCATAATCTCCATTGCACTCTTACCCATCTTCCTCTTCGCCACACCAATCTTGAAGCTCTTGGGACAGCCGGCGGATATAGCGGAGCTAGCTGGGGCGATCTCCATCAGTATCATACCCATTCACTTCGCCTACGCCTTCTATTTCcctctctacttcttccttcagaGCCAGCTGGAGAACAAGGTGATTGCTTGGGTGTCACTCTTTGCATTCTTTGTGCACTTGTTACTTGCTTGGTTGGCTGCTTACAAGTTTAAGATGGGAGTGCTTTTTGTTGCTGCTGCTGCCAACGTTTCTTGGATAATCTTGACGTTAGGGTTTCTTGGCTATATCGTTTTGGGGAATTGTCCCGCCACGTGGACTGGTTTCTCCATTGAAGCTTTCTCTGGCCTTTCAGAATTCGCCCAACTCTCTGCTGCCTCTGGAGTTATGATATG CTTGGAAATTTGGTATGATAGAGCACTATTGTTGATGTCCGGAAATCTACCGAATGCTGCGGTTTCTGTGGAAGCATTAACCATATG CTTGACTATAAATGTATGGCAGATGATGTTTCCAATGGGATTCCTTGCTGCTACAGG AGTAAGAGTTGCAAATGAGCTTGGAGCTGGGAATGGAAAAGGAGCCAAGTTAGCTACCTTGGTTTCGGTGGCTGAATCATTTTCAATAGGCGTTTTCTTCTTGCTCTTGATTATAATCTTTCGCACTCAATTTGGCTATATATTTTCTTCGAGTATAGTTGTGATTAAAGAGGTTAATAAGTTGTCACTCCTCTTAGCCTTCACAATTCTGCTCAACAGTATCCAACCTGTTTTGTCAG GGGTTGCCATAGGATCAGGATGGCAAAAATATGTGGCATACATAAACTTGATTTGCTACTATCTAATTGGGATACCGCTTGGGTTTTTGTTGGGTTTCGTCTTTGATATTGGAGTTGAG GGAATATGGGCAGGGTTAATTTTTGGTGGAACTGCAGTCCAGACTTTGGTACTGGCCTTAGTTACTATTCGAAGTGACTGGGACAAAGAG GCCAGGAGAGCAAGATTGCATGTGGCAAAATGGGAAGGTGCTGTGAAGAACTGA
- the LOC112747304 gene encoding replication protein A 70 kDa DNA-binding subunit C-like isoform X1 encodes MCGKIQATVKKPLLNRFRDHIVEGQVYRMAYFSVVSNHGSYRATSHEFKLVFLHRTTVVAVDEDVIPKTCFNMFPFSELLNMTQDYDFLVDVIGLLTSVGEEKEYAREGKIVKMIALELTSKDLTVRCALFGDYVNQVNHFLASGYVEQPVVVIQLAKVKFFRGQVGLQNVMYATQMLFNPDIPEVVDFRQSMIEQGGSGTQPLFIANEGKVLSLEDDFMRLTRKCTIEELQDNNQEGSFIIFGAIQGIVEDGGWWYSACVCGKGIHPQNGAYYCDFCLKHITNVTPRFKIKVTVEDHTGEGIFLLFDREASYLLKKSCADLFTEVQRDASVICGDTYPPIFQGLIGKKLLLKVDTKGVPHDTFYGTFRVTRICDDSTIIAMFELPNYDADDESSPKKEHDLHKSVPAGKADVGIKKESSDSFIKTEKDAGDCAGMLCKFPVLIDFLAEKQPVISVGSEFVGLIDGEHGKEEKTPSNDTLSDDLSAEIDILLSSTEKETQELLSHVLEAPSQNGENLTHENHVVTSKSKRNLNPQFEEVAVDADGRGLKVAKVNGV; translated from the exons ATG TGTGGAAAAATTCAAGCTACTGTCAAGAAACCACTCCTTAATAGGTTTAGGGATCATATAGTTGAAGGACAAGTTTATAGAATGGCATATTTTAGTGTTGTGTCAAATCATGGTAGTTATAGAGCAACTTCCCATGAATTCAAATTGGTTTTCCTTCACCGAACCACTGTTGTAGCTGTTGATGAAGATGTTATCCCTAAGACTTGTTTCAACATGTTTCCTTTTTCTGAGCTGCTGAACATGACCCAAGATTATGATTTTTTAGTTG ATGTCATTGGACTTTTAACTTCAgttggagaagagaaagaataTGCAAGAGAgggaaaaattgtgaaaatgattgCATTGGAATTaacttcaaaaga TCTTACAGTGAGATGTGCATTGTTTGGGGATTATGTTAATCAAGTAAATCATTTCCTTGCCTCTGGGTATGTGGAGCAGCCTGTTGTAGTTATTCAACTTGCAAAAGTCAAGTTCTTTCGGG GTCAAGTTGGTCTTCAAAATGTCATGTATGCGACACAAATGTTATTTAATCCTGATATTCCTGAAGTTGTTGACTTCAGGCAGAG tatGATTGAGCAAGGTGGCAGTGGTACCCAGCCACTGTTTATTGCAAATGAGGGTAAGGTTCTCTCCTTGGAAGATGACTTCATGCGTCTAACTAGAAAGTGCACTATTGAAGAGCTTCAAGATAACAATCAG GAGGGTTCTTTTATCATCTTTGGAGCAATCCAAGGTATTGTTGAGGATGGAGGTTGGTGGTATTCTGCTTGTGTGTGTGGAAAGGGTATCCATCCTCAAAATGGTGCCTATTACTGTGATTTTTGTTTGAAGCACATAACTAATGTTACTCCAAG atttaaaattaaagtgaCAGTTGAAGATCATACTGGGGAGGGTATTTTCCTTCTCTTTGATCGTGAGGCTTCCTATTTGCTTAAGAAATCATGTGCTGATTTGTTTACTGAAGTTCAAAGAGATGCAAGT GTTATATGTGGGGATACTTATCCTCCCATATTCCAAGGGCTGATTGGAAAGAAGTTGCTGCTCAAGGTTGATACCAAAGGTGTCCCACATGATACATTTTATGGGACTTTCCGAGTTACGAGAATTTGTGATGATTCCACCATCATTGCGATGTTTGAACTTCCCAATTATGATGCTGATGATGAGTCTTCTCCCAAAAAG GAGCATGACTTACACAAATCTGTTCCTGCTGGAAAAGCTGATGTTGGTATTAAGAAGGAGTCTTCTGATAGTTTTATCAAAACTGAGAAAGATGCTGGTGATTGTGCTGGGATGTTGTGTAAATTCCCAGTTCTTATAGATTTTTTGGCTGAAAAACAGCCTGTTATTTCTGTGGGGAGTGAATTTGTTGGGTTAATTGATGGTGAGCATGGAAAGGAAGAGAAAACTCCCAGCAATGATACTCTTAGTGATGATCTTTCTGCTGAAATCGATATATTGCTTAGCTCAACGGAAAAAGAAACTCAG GAGCTGTTGTCCCATGTTCTTGAAGCACCTTCCCAAAATGGAGAGAATCTTACCCATGAAAATCATGTTGTGACCTCCAAGAGTAAGAGAAATTTGAATCCTCAGTTTGAAGAGGTTGCTGTTGATGCAGATGGGCGTGGGTTGAAGGTTGCTAAGGTTAATGGAGTTTGA